The Thomasclavelia ramosa DSM 1402 genome includes a region encoding these proteins:
- a CDS encoding ribokinase produces the protein MKVLNVGSLNIDHTYQLERIVAPGETITSKQMSVYAGGKGLNQSIAIARAGIEVYHAGKIGIDGQFLIELCNDSGVNSTFIETGVIPTGNAIIQVTSQGQNSIILYPGANRSLDKAWIDKVLTEFSKGDILLLQNEVNLIDYLIIEGKKKGMNIFLNPSPYDEYIDKCDLSLVNTFLMNEVEGAQITGCYDPECILTRMKNLYPQAKVVLTLGQDGVYFQDKEQRVYQPARTVKAVDTTGAGDTFTGYYIAAVIEGKSAIEALTFATNAAALAVMKAGAANAIPKRHDVEKY, from the coding sequence ATGAAAGTATTAAATGTTGGATCGTTAAATATTGACCATACATATCAGTTAGAACGAATTGTTGCCCCAGGAGAGACAATTACATCTAAACAAATGAGCGTATATGCTGGTGGAAAAGGTTTGAATCAGTCAATTGCTATAGCTCGAGCAGGGATAGAGGTATATCATGCTGGTAAAATCGGGATTGATGGACAGTTTTTGATTGAACTTTGCAATGATAGTGGAGTGAATTCTACTTTTATTGAAACTGGCGTGATACCTACCGGTAATGCTATTATTCAAGTAACTTCGCAAGGACAAAATAGTATTATTTTGTATCCTGGAGCTAATCGAAGTTTAGATAAAGCTTGGATTGACAAAGTTCTGACTGAATTTAGTAAAGGGGATATATTATTACTGCAAAATGAAGTCAATTTAATCGATTATTTAATTATTGAAGGTAAAAAGAAAGGGATGAATATTTTTTTAAATCCTTCACCATACGATGAGTATATTGATAAATGTGATTTATCATTAGTCAATACTTTTTTAATGAATGAAGTTGAAGGTGCCCAAATTACTGGATGTTATGACCCCGAGTGTATTTTAACAAGAATGAAAAATCTTTATCCACAGGCTAAAGTTGTTTTAACTCTGGGACAAGATGGAGTATATTTTCAAGATAAGGAGCAGCGCGTGTATCAACCCGCACGAACGGTCAAAGCGGTAGATACAACTGGAGCTGGAGATACTTTTACAGGATATTATATAGCTGCTGTAATTGAAGGTAAAAGTGCAATTGAAGCATTGACTTTTGCTACTAATGCCGCTGCGTTAGCAGTCATGAAAGCTGGCGCTGCAAATGCAATTCCAAAACGTCACGATGTTGAAAAATACTAG
- a CDS encoding diguanylate cyclase, with product MNNSRTREELFLFRDLAKTNMTEFEQLISISIGAVGKIVYDPQFTVIYCSEGISKLIGVDFIGSGERYFSSSQFIHDDDREYVYQEIGKYVNSKEPFSLKYRLKCSKGKEAWVQAKGIFLDELYEDKDPIMYMVYTDITPLVEANERLEQEIQRYQIFTEFVQECFFDYEIGYDSLMFYGSDVNDKNDQENWYNIWRINKRLILEHFYQNNHHLDNDLEVDLIDKSKCWCHFRAKGIYNTYHDLVRIVGTMKNIQSEKERESRRKEYEEKLKNKAHYDHMTGLLNRFACETIVNQVLDEGLENVTGVVIDVDNFKEINDLHGHYIGDQVLIKIGELFQKYCRSDDIAARLGGDEFFLMFLGLMQQDTIRARLQTMHQEIHNIARELKLKVPVSVSMGVTKIYSTDKTFDDIYVRADETMYQAKLSGKNTLICFNEE from the coding sequence ATGAATAATAGTAGAACCAGAGAAGAATTATTTTTATTTAGGGATTTGGCAAAAACAAATATGACTGAATTCGAACAATTGATTTCTATTTCAATTGGAGCAGTTGGAAAAATTGTTTATGATCCACAGTTTACAGTAATATATTGTAGTGAGGGAATTTCTAAATTGATTGGAGTTGATTTTATTGGCAGTGGTGAAAGATATTTTTCGAGCAGTCAGTTTATTCATGACGATGATCGTGAATATGTATATCAAGAAATCGGCAAGTATGTTAATTCTAAAGAGCCATTTAGTTTGAAATATCGTTTAAAATGTTCAAAGGGTAAAGAAGCTTGGGTGCAAGCTAAAGGAATTTTTTTAGATGAATTATATGAGGATAAAGACCCTATAATGTATATGGTTTATACTGATATTACGCCATTAGTAGAAGCTAATGAGCGCCTAGAACAAGAAATTCAACGGTATCAGATTTTTACTGAGTTTGTTCAAGAATGCTTTTTTGATTATGAAATTGGATATGATAGTTTGATGTTTTATGGAAGTGATGTTAATGATAAAAATGATCAAGAAAACTGGTATAATATTTGGAGAATAAACAAACGATTAATTTTAGAACATTTTTACCAAAATAATCATCATCTTGATAATGATCTAGAAGTTGATTTAATCGATAAAAGTAAATGCTGGTGTCATTTTCGTGCGAAAGGAATTTATAATACTTATCACGATTTAGTTAGAATCGTTGGAACAATGAAAAATATCCAGTCGGAAAAAGAGCGGGAATCAAGACGCAAAGAGTATGAAGAAAAATTAAAAAATAAGGCACATTATGATCATATGACAGGTTTGCTAAATCGTTTTGCATGTGAAACAATTGTTAATCAAGTGTTAGATGAAGGATTGGAAAATGTAACAGGAGTAGTAATTGATGTTGATAACTTTAAAGAAATAAATGATCTACATGGTCATTATATTGGTGATCAAGTTTTGATTAAAATAGGTGAATTATTTCAAAAATATTGTCGCAGTGATGATATTGCTGCGCGTCTTGGGGGTGATGAATTTTTCTTGATGTTTCTTGGGCTTATGCAGCAAGATACGATTCGAGCAAGATTACAAACAATGCATCAAGAGATTCATAATATTGCTCGAGAGCTAAAACTAAAAGTACCAGTATCTGTTAGTATGGGAGTTACTAAAATATATTCAACGGATAAAACCTTTGATGATATTTATGTCCGAGCTGACGAAACAATGTATCAAGCAAAATTATCAGGCAAAAATACATTGATTTGTTTTAATGAGGAATAA
- a CDS encoding helix-turn-helix domain-containing protein has protein sequence MENIDIALIGKYIKSTRLSKGWSQSKLEKITGLSASSISNIELGNRGVSYNISLPSLVKIAHAFEMSLVDLLSQSGYLSAIGDECYEAEKSQIYIHNYELINIYHRLTPIQQQEFVQEIKKLVSQSDLAKQQKMFRKKP, from the coding sequence ATGGAAAATATTGATATAGCATTAATTGGTAAATATATAAAAAGTACTCGCCTTTCAAAAGGCTGGTCGCAATCCAAATTAGAAAAAATAACCGGTTTATCAGCATCCTCCATTAGTAATATCGAATTAGGAAATCGTGGCGTTTCTTATAATATTTCTTTACCATCACTTGTTAAAATAGCTCACGCTTTTGAAATGAGTTTAGTTGATCTATTAAGTCAATCTGGCTATTTAAGCGCAATCGGTGACGAATGTTATGAAGCTGAAAAATCTCAAATATATATTCATAATTATGAATTAATCAATATTTATCATCGTCTCACACCGATTCAGCAGCAAGAATTTGTTCAAGAAATAAAGAAATTAGTTAGCCAGTCTGATCTAGCCAAGCAACAAAAGATGTTTCGAAAAAAACCTTAA
- the aroF gene encoding 3-deoxy-7-phosphoheptulonate synthase yields MIIVMKMTATEKDVEKVSKMVTDKGLNVSVVNGTGQSVIGIIGDTTQIDPKAIEVDEAVDHVMRVSEPYKLANRAFHPDDTIVDVAGVKVGGDNLALIAGPCSVESEEQVIEIAKAAKAAGANILRGGAFKPRTSPYAFQGMGSSGLDILVAAKEATGLPICSELMDAQYLEEFNEKVDLIQIGARNMQNFDLLKKVGAGTKKPILLKRGLSATFEEWIMSAEYIMANGNPNVILCERGVRTFETYTRNTLDLQAIPVVKKLTHLPIIIDPSHAGGKWWLVEPMAKAAVAAGADGLMIEVHNNPEKALCDGPQSLRPERYEELLKQISKIAEVVGKKV; encoded by the coding sequence ATGATTATTGTAATGAAAATGACAGCGACAGAAAAAGATGTCGAAAAAGTATCAAAAATGGTTACTGACAAGGGGTTAAATGTTAGTGTTGTAAATGGAACTGGTCAATCAGTTATCGGAATTATTGGGGATACAACTCAAATTGATCCTAAAGCAATTGAAGTAGATGAAGCAGTTGATCATGTAATGCGTGTATCTGAGCCATATAAACTTGCTAACCGGGCTTTTCATCCTGATGATACGATCGTTGATGTTGCTGGTGTTAAAGTTGGGGGTGACAACCTTGCTTTGATTGCTGGTCCATGTTCTGTTGAAAGTGAAGAACAAGTAATCGAGATTGCTAAAGCTGCCAAAGCTGCCGGTGCTAATATTTTAAGAGGAGGCGCTTTCAAACCAAGAACTTCACCGTATGCATTCCAGGGAATGGGGTCTTCTGGTCTGGATATTCTTGTTGCAGCTAAAGAAGCAACTGGATTGCCAATCTGTTCGGAACTGATGGATGCCCAGTATTTAGAAGAATTCAATGAGAAAGTAGATCTAATTCAGATCGGGGCAAGAAATATGCAAAACTTCGACCTGTTAAAGAAAGTGGGAGCAGGAACAAAGAAACCAATCTTATTAAAGAGAGGATTAAGTGCGACATTTGAAGAATGGATCATGTCAGCGGAATATATCATGGCAAACGGGAATCCGAATGTAATTTTATGTGAACGAGGGGTAAGAACATTTGAGACATATACAAGAAACACGTTGGATTTACAGGCTATACCGGTAGTAAAGAAATTAACACATTTACCAATTATAATTGATCCAAGCCATGCAGGAGGGAAATGGTGGTTAGTGGAACCAATGGCAAAAGCAGCAGTAGCAGCAGGAGCAGATGGGTTAATGATCGAAGTGCACAACAATCCGGAGAAGGCACTGTGTGATGGACCACAGTCATTAAGACCGGAAAGATATGAAGAATTATTAAAACAAATTTCTAAAATAGCTGAAGTTGTTGGAAAGAAAGTATAA
- the aroB gene encoding 3-dehydroquinate synthase, protein MEMTVSLKENSYPIYIEKGILNQADKYIKEIYQGNKIMIISDDQVYHYYGDLLTNVLNKEYIVEHVTVPHGEQSKRFDILPSLYKSLLDFKLTRTDLIIALGGGVIGDLAGFVAATFLRGVKLVQIPTSLLAQVDSSVGGKVAVDLPEGKNLVGAFYHPRMVLIDPNTLKTLPERFINDGMGEVIKYGCIKDKSLFDKLNSYDNFEQLYMDIDEIIYRCIGIKRDVVERDQFDFGDRLLLNFGHTLAHAIEQYYHYEKYSHGEAVAIGMVQLTKIAEENDLSPVGTSDIIKEICIKYNLPVYSGLKTTDLLEAISLDKKNINKKLSLVLLKEIGDSYVYQSNLSLIQAKDRV, encoded by the coding sequence ATGGAAATGACAGTTTCATTAAAAGAAAATAGCTATCCAATCTATATTGAAAAAGGAATTTTAAACCAAGCTGATAAATATATCAAGGAGATATATCAAGGTAATAAAATCATGATAATTTCGGATGATCAAGTTTATCATTATTATGGTGATTTATTAACAAACGTTCTAAATAAAGAATACATTGTTGAGCATGTAACGGTTCCTCATGGTGAACAGTCTAAACGTTTTGATATTTTACCATCGTTATATAAATCTTTATTAGATTTTAAATTAACAAGAACAGATTTAATCATCGCTTTAGGCGGCGGTGTTATTGGGGATTTAGCCGGGTTTGTTGCAGCGACCTTTTTACGAGGTGTTAAATTGGTCCAAATCCCAACTTCATTATTAGCACAAGTTGATTCTTCAGTAGGGGGGAAAGTAGCAGTTGATCTACCAGAAGGAAAAAACTTAGTGGGGGCTTTTTATCATCCGAGAATGGTTTTGATTGATCCAAATACTTTAAAAACATTACCAGAGCGTTTTATTAATGACGGGATGGGAGAAGTAATCAAATATGGCTGTATTAAAGATAAAAGTTTGTTTGATAAACTAAATAGTTATGATAACTTTGAACAGTTATACATGGATATCGATGAAATAATTTATCGTTGCATTGGTATTAAGCGTGATGTAGTCGAAAGAGATCAGTTTGACTTCGGGGATCGTTTATTACTGAACTTTGGGCATACACTTGCACATGCAATTGAACAATATTATCATTATGAGAAATATTCACATGGTGAAGCAGTTGCAATAGGAATGGTACAATTAACTAAAATTGCCGAAGAAAATGATTTATCACCAGTGGGGACTAGTGATATAATAAAAGAAATTTGTATTAAATATAATTTACCAGTTTATAGCGGATTAAAAACAACCGACTTACTGGAGGCAATAAGTCTTGACAAGAAAAATATTAATAAAAAATTATCGTTAGTATTGTTAAAGGAAATAGGGGATAGCTATGTCTATCAAAGTAATCTTTCATTAATTCAAGCAAAGGATAGGGTATAG
- the aroA gene encoding 3-phosphoshikimate 1-carboxyvinyltransferase, with amino-acid sequence MTAVKITPTKLSGVVQVPPSKSLAHRAIICASLAKGISRIDNIEYSKDIQATIKAMQSLGTKIEKYDDYLIIDGTTTYTKQNSEIDCEESGSTLRFMVPIAIVEENKAHFVGRGNLGKRPLNTFYEIFERQNIGYLYKEDILDLYVIGKLKPDHYKVPGNISSQFITGLLFALPLLDGDSIIEITSPLESKGYIDLTLQMLNQYGIKIVNNDYKSFIVMGKQEYQAHDYRVEADFSQAAFYLVAGAIGNDVVLTDLNLDSLQGDKATLEFLEAMGAKISVVSDGIKVTGENLAATIVDASQCPDVIPVVSVALALAQGKSDVINAKRLRIKECDRIIATRSQLNELGGTVTELPDGMTIRGVNEFTGGNCSSFADHRIAMMLAIAATRSSQPVVIDNMECVEKSYPNFWEDYQSLGGIIDVIDVEK; translated from the coding sequence ATGACAGCAGTAAAAATTACACCGACTAAATTAAGTGGTGTGGTCCAAGTACCACCGTCAAAATCATTAGCTCACCGAGCTATTATATGTGCTAGTTTAGCTAAAGGAATCAGTCGTATCGATAATATTGAATATTCTAAAGATATTCAAGCAACAATTAAAGCAATGCAATCATTGGGAACCAAAATAGAGAAATATGATGACTATTTAATCATTGATGGCACAACTACTTATACAAAGCAAAATAGTGAGATTGATTGTGAAGAATCTGGATCGACGCTAAGGTTTATGGTTCCAATTGCAATTGTTGAGGAAAATAAAGCTCATTTTGTTGGACGCGGTAATTTGGGGAAACGACCGCTAAATACTTTTTATGAAATATTTGAGCGTCAAAATATTGGTTATCTTTATAAAGAGGATATCCTTGATCTATATGTAATTGGTAAGTTAAAACCCGATCATTATAAGGTTCCTGGGAATATTTCTTCACAGTTTATCACTGGACTGCTATTTGCATTACCTCTATTAGATGGTGATTCGATTATTGAGATCACTTCACCGTTGGAATCAAAAGGATATATTGATCTAACTTTGCAGATGTTAAATCAATATGGAATTAAAATTGTCAATAATGATTATAAAAGTTTTATTGTAATGGGGAAACAAGAATACCAGGCTCATGACTATCGAGTTGAGGCAGATTTTTCTCAGGCGGCTTTTTATCTAGTTGCTGGAGCGATTGGGAATGATGTTGTATTAACAGATTTGAATCTTGATTCGTTACAGGGAGATAAAGCAACTTTAGAATTTCTTGAAGCCATGGGGGCTAAAATTTCTGTAGTTAGTGATGGTATCAAGGTTACGGGTGAAAACTTAGCAGCAACAATTGTTGACGCTAGTCAATGCCCTGATGTTATACCTGTGGTTTCAGTAGCTTTAGCTTTAGCTCAAGGTAAAAGTGATGTTATTAATGCTAAAAGATTGAGAATTAAAGAATGTGATCGAATCATAGCAACTCGTTCACAGCTTAATGAATTAGGTGGAACCGTCACAGAGTTACCTGATGGAATGACGATTCGCGGTGTTAATGAGTTTACTGGCGGTAATTGTTCTAGTTTTGCGGACCATCGAATTGCAATGATGTTAGCAATTGCTGCTACTCGCAGCAGTCAGCCTGTTGTTATTGATAATATGGAATGTGTAGAAAAATCTTATCCAAATTTTTGGGAAGATTACCAGTCATTAGGAGGAATTATTGATGTCATCGACGTGGAAAAATAA
- the aroC gene encoding chorismate synthase: protein MSSTWKNNIEITIFGESHGKAIGIVLGNLPSGIKIDLEEVAKEMKRRAPGQDKMSTARKEADKVEIMSGLQDDVTTGAPLCGIIYNSDQHSKDYSLLKEKMRPGHSDYPAFIKYRGFNDVRGGGHFSGRITAPVVFAGAIAKQILAKQGIQIGAHILSIKNEYDENFDMRLSTKTLEYLRRQHYPVINQEKYEKFVNIVDAARMDQDSVGGKVECAIIGLKPGLGEPFFDSIESHLSSLLFSIPAVKSVAFGNDKISELFGSEANDCYYYQDALVKTTSNNNGGITGGISNGMPVVFTVGIKPTPSISKEQKTIDVKKHENTTLGVHGRHDPCIVFRATVVVEAMAALAMLDLVR, encoded by the coding sequence ATGTCATCGACGTGGAAAAATAATATTGAGATAACAATTTTTGGAGAATCTCATGGAAAAGCAATTGGGATTGTTTTAGGAAATCTACCAAGCGGAATCAAGATTGATTTAGAGGAAGTAGCCAAAGAAATGAAACGTCGTGCTCCTGGACAGGATAAAATGTCAACTGCTCGAAAAGAAGCTGACAAGGTAGAAATAATGAGTGGGTTACAGGATGATGTAACGACTGGTGCACCATTATGTGGAATAATTTATAATAGTGATCAGCATTCTAAAGATTATTCATTATTAAAAGAAAAAATGCGTCCTGGTCATAGTGATTATCCAGCTTTTATTAAATATAGAGGATTTAATGATGTACGTGGCGGTGGCCATTTTTCAGGAAGAATCACTGCTCCGGTTGTTTTTGCTGGGGCTATAGCAAAACAAATTTTGGCAAAACAGGGGATTCAAATTGGAGCACATATTCTAAGTATTAAAAACGAGTATGATGAAAATTTTGATATGCGTTTATCAACTAAGACACTTGAATATTTACGCAGACAACATTATCCTGTCATTAATCAAGAAAAATATGAAAAGTTTGTTAATATTGTTGATGCTGCACGAATGGATCAAGACTCAGTAGGTGGCAAGGTTGAATGTGCGATTATTGGTTTAAAACCTGGTCTTGGTGAACCGTTTTTTGATTCAATTGAGAGTCATTTATCAAGTTTGTTATTTTCAATTCCAGCAGTTAAATCAGTAGCTTTTGGAAATGATAAGATTAGTGAATTATTTGGTAGTGAAGCTAATGACTGTTACTATTATCAAGATGCTCTAGTAAAAACTACTAGTAATAACAATGGTGGGATTACTGGTGGAATTTCTAATGGAATGCCAGTCGTTTTTACAGTTGGAATCAAACCGACACCTTCTATTTCTAAAGAACAAAAAACGATTGATGTAAAAAAACATGAAAATACAACATTAGGAGTTCATGGACGTCATGATCCTTGCATTGTTTTTAGAGCAACTGTAGTTGTCGAAGCTATGGCAGCATTAGCAATGTTGGATTTGGTGAGGTAA
- the pheA gene encoding prephenate dehydratase has translation MKDLEQCRREIDEIDQQLIKLFEQRMNVSKDVVTYKLAHGLEIFQPEREKAVIEKNAARMMNPELADYARNFMQDVMDVGKSYQATFIPLNNLYNLAAPKRENIKVGYAGVPGAFAHQAMLEYFGNVENTNYVNFRDVFEALKNAEIDYGIVPLENSSTGAINDNYDLVRDYDFYIVGEHSVCISQHLLGIKGAKIENIKTVYSHPQGIQQSADFLRNNPQMLSQDFSNTAAAAKYVSECNDLSKGAIASKVAAKLYDLEVLQENIHNEKTNNTRFIIFAKHLEDHPQTDRVSIVFTLQHKVGALYGVLKAIKDHQINLSRIESRPIKDKRWQYYFYIDFEGSLHDDNVKLALEQMKTNCLTLRVLGNYHHA, from the coding sequence ATGAAAGATTTAGAACAATGTCGTCGTGAAATCGATGAAATCGACCAACAATTGATTAAATTATTTGAGCAGCGAATGAATGTTAGTAAAGATGTTGTCACTTACAAATTAGCTCATGGATTAGAAATTTTTCAACCAGAACGTGAAAAAGCAGTAATTGAAAAAAATGCTGCACGGATGATGAATCCAGAGCTTGCTGATTATGCACGTAATTTTATGCAAGATGTTATGGATGTCGGGAAGAGCTATCAAGCTACTTTTATTCCTCTAAATAATCTTTATAATTTAGCTGCACCAAAACGAGAAAATATTAAAGTTGGATATGCAGGGGTGCCTGGTGCTTTTGCTCATCAGGCGATGTTAGAATACTTTGGAAATGTAGAAAATACTAACTATGTTAATTTTCGTGATGTTTTTGAGGCTTTAAAAAATGCGGAAATTGATTATGGGATTGTTCCTCTAGAAAATTCTTCAACTGGAGCAATTAATGATAATTATGATTTAGTTCGGGATTACGATTTCTATATTGTTGGTGAGCACAGTGTCTGTATTTCACAACATTTATTAGGGATTAAGGGGGCTAAAATTGAAAATATCAAAACAGTCTATAGTCATCCCCAAGGAATTCAGCAGTCAGCTGATTTTTTAAGAAATAATCCTCAAATGTTGTCTCAAGACTTTTCGAATACAGCTGCAGCAGCAAAGTATGTAAGTGAATGTAATGATTTATCTAAAGGAGCGATTGCTTCAAAAGTGGCTGCAAAACTGTATGATTTAGAAGTATTACAGGAAAACATTCATAATGAAAAAACTAATAATACTAGATTTATTATTTTTGCTAAACATCTTGAAGATCATCCTCAAACTGATCGGGTGAGTATTGTATTTACATTACAGCATAAAGTTGGGGCTTTATATGGGGTGTTAAAAGCAATTAAAGATCACCAAATAAATTTATCAAGAATTGAGTCGCGTCCTATAAAGGATAAACGTTGGCAATATTATTTTTATATTGATTTTGAAGGTAGTCTTCATGATGATAATGTCAAATTGGCATTAGAACAAATGAAAACAAATTGTCTTACCTTAAGAGTCTTAGGCAATTACCATCATGCATAG
- a CDS encoding shikimate kinase, translated as MKNIVLIGIMGCGKTTLSRMLGEKLNRPVIDIDEYIVEKYHQTIPEMFEVSETYFRNNETAGCKDVSDLNGHIISTGGGVVLRPENIKYLKQNGIIIYIDRPIDNILTDVQVTSRPLLKEGPQKLYELDKQRHQLYLEACDHRIVNDDTLENITDKIIELITKNKFED; from the coding sequence ATGAAAAATATTGTATTAATTGGCATTATGGGATGTGGTAAAACTACTTTATCTAGAATGCTTGGTGAAAAATTAAACAGACCAGTTATTGACATTGACGAATATATTGTTGAAAAATATCATCAAACAATTCCAGAGATGTTTGAAGTTAGTGAAACATATTTTAGGAATAATGAAACTGCTGGATGTAAAGATGTTTCCGACTTAAATGGGCATATTATTTCAACTGGTGGAGGGGTTGTTTTAAGACCTGAAAATATTAAATATTTAAAGCAAAATGGAATAATCATTTATATTGATCGACCTATTGATAATATTTTAACGGATGTTCAAGTTACAAGTCGTCCTTTGTTAAAAGAGGGCCCACAGAAACTATATGAATTAGATAAACAACGGCATCAGCTTTATCTTGAAGCTTGTGATCATCGTATTGTTAATGATGATACTTTAGAAAATATTACTGATAAAATTATTGAGTTAATAACTAAAAATAAGTTTGAGGATTAA
- a CDS encoding GGDEF domain-containing protein, with protein sequence MKFKRLDRVDYQVSIITIIIVCASFFCVYIFNYKITHDDMIYSLKERSNTIYHYVENYLDKDTFNHNFSLDMKNDTYKQIKQKLEDVKNATNVLYLYTAKMTDEGEYIYLVDGLPTASPDFRYPGDKIEKEIIPELKAALKNKIILPDQIKETTWGPIFVSYYPIHDEGKVVGVLGIEFDASHQFEAFKQIRIITPLIAIMASLIATIIAVLSFRRISNPRFKDMANTDYLTNLHNRNAFEIDFENLSTHKHNTGIIITDLNDLKKINDTYGHRTGDEYIKKVAKILEKHVQKNTVYRFGGDEFIILIHHDAKQQIKAVVTAIQTELSKQTDEKLSISIGFAVYDPKIDHDLKDTFKRADAKMYTNKKLNKEKNKFED encoded by the coding sequence ATGAAATTTAAACGGCTCGATCGGGTAGATTATCAAGTATCGATCATTACAATCATAATTGTTTGTGCATCCTTTTTTTGTGTCTATATTTTTAATTATAAAATCACTCACGATGATATGATCTATAGTCTAAAAGAACGTTCAAACACGATATATCATTATGTAGAAAATTATTTAGACAAAGATACTTTTAATCATAATTTTTCTCTTGATATGAAAAATGATACTTATAAACAAATAAAACAAAAATTAGAAGATGTAAAAAATGCAACAAATGTTTTGTATCTCTATACTGCAAAAATGACAGATGAAGGCGAATATATCTATCTTGTCGATGGACTGCCAACTGCAAGTCCAGATTTTCGTTATCCTGGAGATAAAATTGAAAAAGAAATAATTCCTGAGCTTAAAGCAGCATTAAAAAATAAAATTATTTTGCCAGATCAGATTAAGGAAACTACCTGGGGTCCCATTTTTGTTTCATATTACCCTATACACGACGAAGGAAAAGTAGTTGGCGTGCTAGGAATTGAATTTGATGCTAGTCATCAATTTGAAGCCTTTAAACAAATTCGAATTATTACACCGTTGATTGCCATTATGGCTAGTCTTATCGCTACTATCATTGCCGTTCTATCATTTAGAAGAATTTCAAATCCTCGTTTTAAAGATATGGCTAATACTGATTACTTAACAAATTTACATAATCGGAATGCTTTTGAAATAGATTTTGAAAACTTATCAACACATAAGCACAATACCGGAATAATTATTACCGATCTTAATGATCTAAAAAAAATCAATGATACATATGGACATCGTACTGGTGATGAATATATTAAAAAAGTTGCTAAAATTCTTGAAAAACATGTCCAAAAAAATACAGTTTATCGTTTTGGCGGGGATGAATTTATCATTCTTATTCATCATGATGCCAAACAGCAAATCAAAGCTGTTGTAACAGCAATTCAAACAGAGCTTTCAAAACAAACTGATGAAAAATTATCAATCTCTATTGGTTTTGCTGTTTATGATCCTAAAATTGATCATGATTTAAAGGATACATTCAAACGCGCAGATGCTAAAATGTATACAAATAAAAAACTAAATAAAGAAAAAAATAAGTTTGAGGATTAA
- a CDS encoding GNAT family N-acetyltransferase produces MQLEKQIYIDKDLPAGWKPYYIFLMKVNNEIVGRMTLREGSCEERYYDGHIGYTVEPEFRGHYYAYQGVQLIKPIALKLGFKELIITCSPNNLASKKTILKLQAQYLETVEIPKKYRKDFEAGETIKEVYLIKL; encoded by the coding sequence ATGCAGTTAGAAAAACAAATATATATTGATAAAGATTTACCAGCTGGCTGGAAACCATATTATATTTTTTTAATGAAAGTAAACAATGAAATTGTGGGGCGAATGACTTTACGAGAAGGTAGTTGTGAAGAACGATACTATGATGGACATATTGGTTATACTGTTGAGCCCGAATTTCGTGGGCATTATTATGCGTATCAAGGAGTCCAGTTAATAAAACCAATAGCCTTAAAACTAGGGTTTAAGGAACTGATAATTACTTGTTCACCAAATAATTTAGCTTCTAAAAAAACGATTTTAAAATTACAAGCACAATATTTAGAAACAGTAGAAATACCTAAAAAATATCGGAAAGATTTTGAAGCCGGTGAAACAATTAAAGAGGTTTATTTAATTAAATTATAA